One Poecilia reticulata strain Guanapo linkage group LG19, Guppy_female_1.0+MT, whole genome shotgun sequence genomic window carries:
- the foxl3 gene encoding forkhead box L3 → MGAAAVWSLSDRGSPTSHGQSGQNRVRTGSFLCGSYIALIAMAIQQNPXQRVTLSGIYDFIMRRFPYYRSNQRAWQNSIRHNLSLNSCFIKVPRTEGNEKGKGNFWTFAAGCESMLDLFENGNFRRRRRRRSAKIGLRDPAEVRRDPAARRPQLDSALCPPAPDRPGPLQNRLAPTSSRQKSEPEIKFSIDYILSAPDPPPAAFRTGAVRLGPTGPPVLEPPHLNLHFWTL, encoded by the exons ATGGGAGCGGCGGCCGTGTGGAGCTTATCAGATCGCGGCTCTCCGACCTCACACG GACagtcgggtcagaaccgggtcagaactggTTCTTTTCTGTGTGGCAGCTACATCGCTCTGATCGCCATGGCGATCCAGCAGAACCCGGASCAGCGGGTCACTCTGTCCGGCATCTACGACTTCATCATGCGGCGGTTCCCCTACTACCGGTCCAACCAGCGGGCCTGGCAGAACTCCATCCGGCACAACCTGTCGCTCAACAGCTGCTTTATCAAG GTTCCGCGGACGGAGGGCAACGAGAAGGGGAAGGGGAACTTCTGGACCTTCGCCGCCGGCTGCGAGTCGATGCTCGACCTCTTCGAAAACGGAAACTTccggcgccgccgccgccgccgcagcgCCAAGATCGGCCTCCGGGACCCGGCAGAGGTTCGGCGCGACCCGGCCGCGCGGCGGCCGCAGCTGGACTCCGCCCTCTGCCCTCCTGCCCCTGACCGGCCCGGCCCGCTCCAGAACCGCCTGGCGCCGACCTCCAGCCGCCAGAAATCCGAGCCGGAGATCAAGTTCAGCATCGACTACATCCTGTCCGCTCCGGACCCGCCGCCGGCCGCGTTCAGGACCGGCGCGGTTCGCCTGGGCCCGACCGGGCCGCCGGTTCTGGAGCCTCCGCACCTCAACCTGCACTTCTGGACTCTCTGA